A region of the Candidatus Hydrogenedentota bacterium genome:
CCTCTGCGGAAATGTGTCGCCTGAAGCAGCCTCCAACGCGTCGCGGGACAGACCCTATCTCCTGGATCTGGCCAAACCCGAGGCCCGGCGACTCGTACTCGAGATGATGGACCCAATCATCCGCGAGGCTGGCGTCGATTGGATCCGCTATGATTTCAACATCTCCCCGGGGCCGGTATGGGAAGCCATCGAAGGCCCGGAGGAGCAAGGGCTGCGCCAGGCCCTATATATAAATGGCCTGTATGCATTGTTGGACGAATTGATGAGCAGGCATCCAAATCTTCTCATCGAACAATGCGCCAGCGGCGGCCGCCGAATTGACCTGGAAACCGTCCGGCGCGGTCACACGTTCTGGAAAAGCGACGACACCCTTGACCAGCCACTGATGCGTTTTCATCAGACTGGCGGCAACTATTTCCTGCTCGGAGGACACCTCAACACCAATTATTGCGAACTTCGGTCCGGCGACGAGATGTTGGCGCTTTTCGGGGGTCTACTGGGGTTCGGACTGGACTTTCGTGTTCTTGACGACGCCCAGAAAGCGACCATCCGGCGGACGGTGGCTGCATACAAAGAAGTGCGGGGATTCCTGAACCGCGATTACTACCCCCTTTTCCCCCAGACCCGGGCGGGCAACGACTGGATCGGCTGGGAATTCGTTGACCCGCAGTCCCAGGGAGGGTACTTCGCGGTGTTTCGTCCAGAGCATTCGCCGTACGGGCTTGCGGATGTCCGCCTGAAGGGTTTGCGGGTTGAGACCCGCTTTCGCATGTGGGATGTTATGAGCGGACAAGAACGGGAGGCCGGTGGGGCCGAACTATCGCAAGGGATCGGAATAGCCTTGGCACCCGGGAAGGCGCAGGTCTGGCAGTTCTCGGCGAAATGACGGCCGGCGGCTTGAATCTTTGAAGCCACGCGCTTATAAACTCGGAGACAGACAAACGGTGCACAACCGGGGAGGCAGTATCATGGAAAATCTGAGACTGGGATTTATTGGGGCGGGGTTTATCGCGCGTTTTCAGGCGGAAGCCCTTCGAAACGTTCGCGGGGCCCAGCTTGCCGGCGTACATGCGATCAAAGGCGCCGAGGAACTTTCCGCCTTGGCAAAACGGACCGGCATCGGCGAGTGCAAGGTCTACCCCAGTGTTGCGGAACTGTGTAAGAACGTGGACGCAGTAGCGCTGTTCGCGCCCAACTACGTGCGCGTCGAGCTGATGGAACAAGTCGCCGAAGCGGTCAAAGCGGGCGCGCAACTCAAGGGGATTATCTGTGAGAAACCCCTGGGACGCACGGTGTCGGAAGCGAAGCGGCTGGTCGATCTCGTCAGGGAGACCGGTCTTCCCAACGCCTATTTCGAGAATCAGTTACACATGAAGTGCATCCAGAAGGCTTTGAAACAACTGGAGCCGCAGCGTCAGTCCATGGGTGAATTGACCCTGGCCCGGTGCGCGGAGGAACACAGCGGCCCCCACGAGGGCTGGTTTTGGGATCCCACACGCCAGGGCGGCGGCGTGCTTTCCGACATGGGCTGCCACAGCATCGCAGTTGCCTGGTATATCCTCACCCCGGTCGGCAAACCTCTTACGTTCATGGAACCGATTTCGGTGACGGCCGATGTGGCGCTCCTCAAGTGGGGCCAGGAGAAGTACCGCAAGCAGCTGCTCGCCCGCATGGGAGTCGATTATGCCAAGGTTCCCGCCGAGGACTTCGCGACGGGCACCATTACCTTCCGCAATCCCGAAACCGGCCAACTGGTCAGAGGGCAGTTCACCAACTCGTGGATGTACGACAAACAGGGGCTTCGTTTACTCATGGACGCCCTCGGACCCGGCTATACCTTTGAGGTGAATTCGTTGCGGTCTCCTCTCGAGGTGTTCATCGGCGACGAGGCGGCGGATGCGGTTGCCGACGCCGAGAGCGCGCTTGAAAAGGCGACCGCATCGCGCGGATTGCTTACCGTCCAGCCGAATGAGGCCGATCTCTACGGTTACGTGGCCGAGTTGGAGGACGCTGTCACGGCCTTTACGCAAGGCCGGCAGCCGCTGGCGACCTGGGAATACGGCCTCGAGATAACGAAACTGTGCCAGGCGGCGTACTTGGCTGCCGAACGCAGGGAGACTCTGGATCTCACCGATGGAAACATGCAGGCAAAACTTGAGGGCTACACCTCGCTCATCGCCCAGGGAAAGGGCGGGGAGATACTCCTGTAGGCATTAACCGGCTCCCGCCCGTGAAAGCACGGTAGAAATTGGGGCCCTTCGGTCGTAAGAGTGGCGCGGTCAGTGAAACCGCGCCACTGCTTTGCGTCTTGCAGGCTATTGCAACGGCTCCCCCTCCCACTCTAAAAACACGGCAGATTTGCTTCCTCGGGTACATTCTGGGATAATGTCTCTATGTATAGATAGTTATTTGTGTGAGAAATTCGCGGTGCTCAACAACTACCTGACTCGAAAAGAACAACTGATCCTGCTGTTTGTTGCTGCGTCCGCAGTCATCGGCGGCATCGTACTATACGTGTACCAAGACGAGCCGGACCCCGAAACGTCCAATACCTCTCCGGCAACCGACACGCCCTTGCCGCGCGGTCCCACACCGGAGCGGGCGTCTCAGCCCGAACCTGAAATAGTGCTGCCTGCCTTGGCTCATTCCGTTCCTGCAGTCACGCAAGAACGTGTCCCGATCCGGGTTGCGGTCCGCGGGGCGGTGTATGCCCCTGATCTGTATTCGTTTGAGCCGGATGAAGATCCCCGGGTGCAGGACTTGCTGGATGCTGCAGGCGGGCTCGAGGACTACGCGGATGCATCGGACATCAACCTGGCGGCCCGCCTGATTGACGGCACCACGCTCACCGTCCCTGGACAGCCCAGCCAGGGCGAGGCAACCGGAATAATCCGCGCTAGCCGCGAGGCCGCTCCTCCCCCACTCAATCCGCCACAGTACACGGTTTCCGGGTGGCGCCCCGAAGCAGCACCGTCCAGGCCTTTCTTGAGTGACGCCGCCCCAGGAGCAGCCTCGGCTCCCGTCACCTTCTCCGACGGCCTGCTCGATTTGAACACGGCTACCCAGGCGGAACTCGAGAAGCTGCCGGGCATCGGGCCCGTGTTCGCCTCCCGCATTATTGAATACCGCACGCGCACCCCGTTCCGAACCGTCGAAGAACTCATGAACATCAAGGGCATCGCCGAAAAACGCCTCGCCGATGTCCGCCACCTCGTCACGGTGAGGTGAGGGTCCCTGACTGAATTGCGCAAAAGGGACTGGCCGGACTTCTCCTCTTTCCCTATTGAATGGTCCTAACGCAACGTGAGAGCGATAGCGCCTGCAAATCCGCCAAGAACGACAAGCAGAAGAAGAAAGAAAACAACGGTCATTTCAAACGCTTTGAGAAGAGACGTCCGAAAAACGGCCAGTGTTGCCAGAAGCGTGATGATAAAAGCACTTATGGAGCAGTCTATCAGGACAATTATCGGGGGAGAGTTTACCGACAGCAGAAGCGCGATTATACTAGAGGGAACTAAACTGAGCACTACAATCACTAGCGCCCCGCCATAAGACCGGCTCTCAATGTCTAATATGCCGGCCGCCCAGCGCAGGAATAGGGCTACAATGAACAGCCCAGCGATTGCGGCGATGCCCCCGGCGAAAAGCAATCCCCTCAGGTCTCCCGGATGCATTGCCCCTTCCTGTTGCTGCCTGGGATGCCGAAGGAGCACTGGCTCTCGGGGAATTCCCTTAAAACATGCTCCCCGGACACGCTTGAACAATCCTAGACGCTTCTCGGAAGAACATCAAGCGTCATTCGGCCGAAGCGCCGGGTGACTGCAGGAAACACCTTACAGGCCCAGGTATTGTGGGCATCGCACGGATGCCTCGACTGCCTTGCGCGTGTGTCTGGAGCGCCAAAGGCGCGAAACATACCAGCCTGGGTCGAAGGCCCAGGAAAACCGCGTTCACGGAAAAGGAAGGGCTGAAAGCCCGTAACATCTATACGCAGAGGGCTGCCATGTGCCGGGCTTACACCCCGGTAGATGAGGAGAATCCCTTCCACCCAGCCCTGCGGACTGGGCTGGCATGCCGACGCGCCGTTGGCGCTCTGGAAGGGATAATGTCGCTCTCTTGCCTCACCGGATGGGTGATTTGATGTCCAGGGATACACGCCACAGCC
Encoded here:
- a CDS encoding Gfo/Idh/MocA family oxidoreductase, which produces MENLRLGFIGAGFIARFQAEALRNVRGAQLAGVHAIKGAEELSALAKRTGIGECKVYPSVAELCKNVDAVALFAPNYVRVELMEQVAEAVKAGAQLKGIICEKPLGRTVSEAKRLVDLVRETGLPNAYFENQLHMKCIQKALKQLEPQRQSMGELTLARCAEEHSGPHEGWFWDPTRQGGGVLSDMGCHSIAVAWYILTPVGKPLTFMEPISVTADVALLKWGQEKYRKQLLARMGVDYAKVPAEDFATGTITFRNPETGQLVRGQFTNSWMYDKQGLRLLMDALGPGYTFEVNSLRSPLEVFIGDEAADAVADAESALEKATASRGLLTVQPNEADLYGYVAELEDAVTAFTQGRQPLATWEYGLEITKLCQAAYLAAERRETLDLTDGNMQAKLEGYTSLIAQGKGGEILL
- a CDS encoding ComEA family DNA-binding protein, with translation MCEKFAVLNNYLTRKEQLILLFVAASAVIGGIVLYVYQDEPDPETSNTSPATDTPLPRGPTPERASQPEPEIVLPALAHSVPAVTQERVPIRVAVRGAVYAPDLYSFEPDEDPRVQDLLDAAGGLEDYADASDINLAARLIDGTTLTVPGQPSQGEATGIIRASREAAPPPLNPPQYTVSGWRPEAAPSRPFLSDAAPGAASAPVTFSDGLLDLNTATQAELEKLPGIGPVFASRIIEYRTRTPFRTVEELMNIKGIAEKRLADVRHLVTVR